In Quercus robur chromosome 11, dhQueRobu3.1, whole genome shotgun sequence, the following proteins share a genomic window:
- the LOC126706401 gene encoding uncharacterized protein LOC126706401, translating into MIVCVAVVGHQNNPLYIQSFTEADDALKLHHIVHCSLDVVDERVNNPKKSGPTLNETFLGLLYPTENYKVYGYLTNTKVKFILVTTDLDVRDADVRNFFRRFHAAYVDAVSNPFHVPGKKITSRTFAERVSTIVKSFGSSSAG; encoded by the exons ATGATCGTCTGCGTCGCCGTCGTCGGCCACCAG AACAATCCTCTGTACATACAAAGCTTCACGGAAGCCGATGATGCTCTCAAGCTCCACCACATCGTACACTGTTCCCTCGATGTCGTCGACGAACGAG tgAACAATCCGAAAAAATCTGGACCAACTCTCAATGAGACATTTCTGGGTCTTCTTTATCCTACTGAAAATTACAAAgt GTATGGGTATCTGACTAATACTAAGGTGAAGTTTATATTGGTGACAACGGATCTAGATGTCAGAGACGCCGATGTTCGAAAT TTTTTCAGGAGGTTCCATGCTGCATATGTAGATGCAGTTTCAAATCCGTTTCATGTGCCAGGTAAAAAGATAACGTCCAGAACTTTTGCTGAAAGGGTCAGCACCATAGTCAAATCTTTTGGGTCGAGTTCAGCTGGGTGA
- the LOC126705739 gene encoding probable 26S proteasome non-ATPase regulatory subunit 3, which produces MTQDVEMKELPAPSNSASSSTPSTLQHLKEIASLIETGAYAREVRRIMRVVRLTMALRRKLNATVLASFLNFALTPGSELHGRLFSYLPKEDEHDMDVDTATSGTQIVAKHSLPELEIYCYLLVLIFLIDQKRYNEAKACASASIARLKNLNRRTVDVLASRLYFYYSLSYELTGDLAEIRGNLLSLHRIATLRRDELGQETLLNLLLRNYLHYNLYDQAEKLRSKAPRFEAHSNQQFCRYLFYLGKIRTIQLEYTDAKESLLQAARKAPVAALGFRVQCNKWAIIVRLLLGEIPERTVFMQKGMENALRPYFELTNAVRIGDLELFRNVAEKFSDTFNSDRTHNLIVRLRHNVIRTGLRNISISYSRISLVDVAKKLRLDSANPVADAESIVSKAIRDGAIDATIDHANGWMVSKETGDIYSTNEPQFAFNSRIAFCLNMHNEAVRALRFPPNSHKEKESADKRRERQQQEQELAKHIAEEDDDEF; this is translated from the exons ATGACCCAAGATGTAGAGATGAAGGAGCTCCCAGCTCCCTCCAATTCAGCTTCCTCCTCTACTCCCTCAACTCTCCAGC ATTTGAAGGAGATTGCGTCTCTCATTGAGACCGGCGCATATGCTCGAGAGGTTCGACGAATTATGCGTGTAGTCCGGCTTACCATGGCGTTGAGGCGGAAGCTGAATGCAACTGTGCTTGCCTCATTCCTCAATTTCGCTCTCACCCCAGGATCTGAGTTGCACGGCCGGTTGTTCTCGTATCTTCCCAAG GAGGATGAACATGACATGGATGTTGACACTGCAACGTCTGGGACTCAAATTGTTGCAAAGCACTCCTTGCCAGAGCTAGAGATTTACTGCTATTTGCTTGTGCTAATATTTCTGATTGATCAGAAGAGATACAATGAG GCTAAAGCTTGTGCCTCGGCAAGCATTGCCCGATTGAAGAACCTGAATAGGAGAACTGTTGATGTTTTAGCATCCAggctctatttttattattctcttaGCTATGAACTCACTGGGGATCTTGCTGAAATTAGAGG CAACCTCCTTTCCCTGCACCGAATTGCAACCCTGCGCCGTGATGAGTTGGGTCAG GAAACACTTCTTAACCTACTACTTCGCAACTACCTTCATTACAACTTATACGATCAGGCAGAGAAACTTAGGTCAAAGGCACCTCGATTTGAAGCCCATTCAAATCAGCAG TTCTGCCGCTACCTTTTCTACCTAGGAAAGATCAGGACGATTCAGTTGGAGTATACAGATGCAAAGGAATCCCTCCTGCAAGCTGCTCGGAAAGCCCCTGTTGCAGCACTTGGTTTTCGAGTTCAATGTAACAAGTGGGCAATCATTGTTCGTTTACTGCTAGGAGAAATTCCTGAGAGGACTGTTTTTATGCAGAAAGGCATGGAGAATGCTTTGAGACCATATTTTGAATTGACAAAT GCAGTACGAATTGGTGATCTGGAGCTCTTCAGGAATGTTGCTGAGAAGTTTTCAGATACTTTCAATTCAGACCGGACCCATAATTTGATTGTTAGGCTGCGGCACAATGTCATAAGGACTGGGCTACGCAACATCAGCATATCTTATTCCCGTATCTCTCTGGTTGATGTTGCAAAGAAGCTGAGACTGGACTCTGCGAACCCTGTTGCTGATGCTGAGAGTATTGTATCAAAGGCAATCAGAGATGGTGCAATTGATGCCACAATAGATCATGCAAATGGATGGATGGTATCAAAGGAGACTGGGGATATCTACTCTACAAATGAGCCTCAATTCGCATTTAACTCAAGGATTGCTTTTTGCCTCAATATGCATAATGAGGCAGTGCGTGCACTTCGATTTCCACCAAATTCTcataaagagaaagaaagtgcTGACAAGAGGAGGGAGAGACAACAGCAGGAGCAAGAGCTTGCAAAGCACATTGCTGAGGAGGATGACGATGAGTTTTGA